In Bacillus sp. SB49, a single window of DNA contains:
- the spoVAD gene encoding stage V sporulation protein AD yields MGKTGKQSWSFNDAVYLQSTGTSVGPMEGEGPLKETFDIIHEELHCGEANWELAERKLMMEAVHTAFQKAGVDQSAIDLFLAGDLLNQNVTGNYVARQLGIPLIGMFGACSTSMETLATGAALVESGYANQVLAAVSSHNCTAERQFRYPTEYGGQKPKTATFTVTGSGAAILSRVPSEVKVEAATIGKVMDYSIKDPFDMGSAMAPAAWDTIKTHLEDMGRMPSDYDLIATGDLSSVGTPILRDLMKQDGYDISDVHKDCGNLVYHSDQPVFAGGSGCACSAVVTYGKIVQDLKAGKYKRVLIVATGALMNPMMIQQKESIPGIAHAVVLGKGEPS; encoded by the coding sequence ATGGGAAAAACAGGAAAGCAATCGTGGTCTTTCAATGATGCCGTCTACCTCCAGTCGACCGGAACATCTGTAGGACCGATGGAAGGGGAAGGCCCCCTGAAAGAAACATTCGATATTATTCATGAAGAGCTGCACTGCGGAGAAGCTAACTGGGAACTCGCAGAACGAAAACTGATGATGGAAGCTGTTCATACAGCCTTTCAGAAAGCTGGTGTCGATCAATCCGCTATCGACCTCTTCCTGGCTGGGGATCTGTTGAACCAAAACGTGACAGGAAACTATGTGGCGAGACAGCTTGGGATTCCGCTCATCGGAATGTTTGGAGCTTGCTCGACAAGTATGGAGACGCTGGCAACCGGAGCAGCTCTTGTGGAATCCGGTTATGCGAACCAAGTGCTGGCGGCCGTCAGTTCCCACAACTGTACAGCAGAAAGGCAGTTCAGGTATCCGACAGAATACGGAGGACAGAAGCCGAAAACCGCGACGTTCACTGTGACAGGCAGCGGCGCGGCCATTCTTTCCAGAGTCCCTTCGGAGGTGAAGGTGGAAGCGGCCACTATCGGGAAAGTCATGGATTACAGCATCAAGGATCCGTTCGATATGGGCTCAGCGATGGCTCCTGCGGCCTGGGATACGATTAAGACACATCTAGAAGATATGGGGAGGATGCCTTCGGATTACGACTTGATTGCAACAGGAGACCTCTCGTCTGTCGGTACTCCGATCCTTCGTGATTTAATGAAGCAGGACGGGTACGACATATCAGATGTTCATAAGGACTGCGGTAATCTCGTTTATCACAGTGACCAGCCGGTTTTTGCCGGGGGAAGCGGGTGCGCTTGTTCCGCGGTCGTTACCTACGGAAAAATTGTTCAGGATTTAAAAGCAGGTAAGTATAAGCGTGTCCTTATTGTAGCAACGGGTGCCCTCATGAACCCGATGATGATTCAGCAGAAAGAATCGATACCTGGCATCGCACATGCCGTCGTATTAGGAAAGGGGGAACCGTCATGA
- a CDS encoding spore germination protein yields the protein MPEQQKTPIVMKLEQNRRIMNERVGVEQSFDIGFRTLHVFDHEVNIYYVTGLCETPIIVELMRQLFEINETADKKMSIFERIKSDIPHQQVEEADDMEKCITQLLSGLIVIFIEGEPKAFIVDVRSYPGRTPEEPDTEKVIRGSRDGYTENIIENTALTRRRIRDERLRHEIMQVGERSKTDICLSYLQDVADPGLVQLIKKEIQNIDIDGLTMADKTLEEYLVNQGRNPFPLVRYTERPDVASAHLFEGHVLIMVDTSPSMIITPTTYFHHVQHAEEFRQSPAVGTFVRWVRFFGIFSSVFLLPLWMLFVMQPDLLPEPLSFIGPNEESAIPIIFQILLADLGLEMLRIAAIHTPTPLSTAMGLIAAVLIGQIAIDVGMFVPEVILYVAVAAIGSYATPSYELSVANKMARITLVILVSVFGIKGLLIGFMAYILLLAHTKSLNTPYLWPFLPFNLKAAMQIVFRMSMPTLKVRPSVVHPQNNQRQK from the coding sequence ATGCCTGAACAACAAAAGACGCCGATTGTCATGAAGCTGGAGCAGAATCGCAGGATTATGAATGAGCGTGTCGGGGTGGAGCAGTCCTTTGATATCGGGTTCCGCACCCTTCACGTTTTCGATCATGAAGTAAATATCTATTACGTGACAGGTTTGTGTGAAACACCAATTATCGTGGAATTGATGCGGCAGTTGTTTGAAATAAATGAGACAGCAGACAAGAAAATGTCCATTTTTGAAAGGATTAAAAGCGATATTCCACACCAGCAGGTGGAAGAAGCCGATGATATGGAAAAGTGTATTACGCAGCTTTTATCCGGTCTGATCGTCATTTTTATCGAAGGAGAGCCGAAAGCGTTTATTGTGGATGTTCGTTCTTATCCTGGACGGACACCGGAAGAGCCGGATACGGAGAAAGTCATACGCGGTTCTCGTGACGGATACACAGAAAATATCATAGAAAATACAGCACTGACGAGAAGGAGAATCCGGGATGAGCGGCTCCGTCATGAAATCATGCAGGTCGGAGAACGAAGCAAAACGGATATCTGCCTCTCTTATTTACAAGATGTAGCCGACCCGGGTCTCGTTCAATTGATAAAGAAAGAAATTCAAAATATTGATATCGACGGGCTGACAATGGCGGACAAGACATTGGAAGAATACCTGGTTAATCAGGGAAGGAACCCGTTTCCTCTTGTGCGTTATACCGAGCGTCCGGATGTCGCTTCTGCTCATTTGTTTGAAGGGCATGTATTGATCATGGTCGACACATCCCCGAGTATGATTATCACGCCGACGACTTACTTTCACCATGTCCAGCATGCAGAGGAATTTAGACAATCACCCGCTGTTGGTACATTTGTGCGATGGGTAAGGTTCTTCGGTATTTTCTCTTCCGTTTTTTTACTTCCATTATGGATGCTGTTCGTTATGCAGCCTGATTTATTACCAGAGCCTTTATCATTCATAGGGCCGAATGAAGAAAGCGCCATTCCAATCATTTTTCAAATTTTACTCGCCGACTTAGGTTTGGAGATGCTGAGGATTGCGGCTATTCATACTCCGACCCCGTTATCGACGGCCATGGGGCTGATCGCTGCCGTATTGATTGGACAGATAGCGATCGACGTTGGGATGTTCGTGCCGGAGGTTATCTTGTACGTTGCGGTCGCCGCTATTGGCTCGTATGCGACACCGAGTTATGAGTTGTCGGTTGCGAATAAAATGGCGAGGATCACGCTGGTCATACTTGTTTCCGTCTTCGGAATAAAAGGATTATTGATTGGTTTTATGGCCTATATCCTATTGCTGGCCCATACGAAATCGCTGAACACGCCGTACCTATGGCCGTTTCTTCCTTTCAA
- the spoIIAB gene encoding anti-sigma F factor — protein sequence MRNEMTIEFTSISANESLARVSVAAFISQINPTMEELTDIKTVVSEAVTNAIIHGYEEKADEKVLLTCAIEGEEIELIIQDRGRGIENIDMAKEPLYTSKPEWERSGMGFTIMENFMDQVDITSEPGMGTTIRMTKQLTSSRALCN from the coding sequence ATGCGAAATGAAATGACCATCGAATTCACGAGTATCAGTGCCAACGAATCTCTGGCGCGTGTATCCGTAGCAGCTTTTATCAGTCAAATAAATCCGACGATGGAAGAACTGACGGATATTAAAACGGTCGTATCAGAAGCCGTAACCAATGCAATTATTCACGGGTATGAAGAGAAAGCGGATGAAAAAGTTCTTTTAACCTGCGCTATTGAAGGGGAAGAGATTGAATTAATTATCCAGGATCGTGGGCGCGGCATTGAGAACATCGATATGGCGAAAGAACCTTTATACACCTCAAAACCCGAGTGGGAAAGGTCGGGGATGGGTTTTACAATTATGGAGAACTTCATGGACCAAGTCGATATTACATCAGAGCCGGGGATGGGGACAACGATTCGTATGACGAAACAATTGACCTCCTCCCGTGCTCTATGTAATTGA
- a CDS encoding stage V sporulation protein AA, whose amino-acid sequence MTPIYIRMKQSIYVPPGAVIRLSDIARVVGPGRHLEEVEHMELHQVTKEDQNIVVIDSFMVIEQILAGNPDVEIEMIGPSQCVVHVEDRKKEPSPLLIAGIWILLFIGAAMAIMNFHYDVSMESVQQKLHFMLTGEEEEHPLWIQVPYSIGLGVGMILFFNHWFQKRFNEEPSPMEVEIFNYQEDLDHYVAIKENKVEKQDVDH is encoded by the coding sequence ATGACGCCGATCTATATCCGCATGAAGCAGTCGATTTATGTCCCGCCCGGTGCGGTCATCCGCCTCTCGGATATCGCGCGGGTCGTGGGTCCCGGACGTCACTTGGAAGAAGTCGAACACATGGAACTTCATCAGGTTACTAAAGAGGATCAGAATATCGTGGTGATCGACTCATTCATGGTCATCGAACAAATACTAGCCGGAAATCCGGACGTTGAGATCGAAATGATTGGACCGAGCCAGTGCGTAGTCCATGTAGAGGATCGAAAGAAAGAACCTTCACCATTATTGATCGCAGGAATCTGGATTTTGTTATTCATCGGTGCAGCGATGGCAATCATGAACTTTCACTACGATGTCAGCATGGAATCCGTTCAGCAGAAGCTTCACTTTATGTTGACAGGAGAAGAGGAAGAGCACCCGTTGTGGATCCAGGTTCCATATTCCATAGGACTGGGGGTCGGTATGATCCTCTTCTTCAACCACTGGTTCCAGAAGCGGTTTAATGAAGAACCGAGTCCAATGGAAGTGGAGATTTTCAATTATCAGGAAGACCTCGATCATTATGTGGCCATCAAAGAAAATAAGGTGGAAAAACAGGATGTGGATCATTGA
- a CDS encoding D-alanyl-D-alanine carboxypeptidase family protein, with amino-acid sequence MRKLIGTIAAVFFLLTVMPGTVSFAEEKAASDITQSANSAVLLEKNSGMLLYDKNADKQLPPASMTKIMTLLLIMEELETGGIKLNEKVRVSEHAASMGGSQIFLEEGEEMTVEEMLKGIAVASGNDASVAMAERIAGSEKAFVDRMNEKAKDLGLKNTQFKNPTGLPAEGHYSTAHDMAVMARELLLHEEVTNYTKIYEDYLRKGTDQEFWLVNTNKLIKSYPGMDGLKTGYTSEAKYCLTASATRDGMHMIAVVMGAENPKKRNADITSLLDYGFGQYEAVKLHSKDKAMDVVTETRGKPRQIKLYPEKDVVVLKKKNEKKADYQTELKKGGQVDIPMDKGTHMGWVAVKKDGKEVAKVRLETKDPVKRASILELWERSWRNLTSFQRF; translated from the coding sequence ATGCGAAAATTGATTGGTACGATCGCCGCAGTTTTCTTTCTTTTGACTGTCATGCCGGGAACGGTTTCCTTTGCCGAGGAAAAAGCAGCTTCCGACATCACTCAATCAGCGAATTCCGCTGTACTTTTGGAAAAAAACAGCGGAATGCTGCTATACGATAAAAATGCGGACAAACAGCTGCCGCCTGCCAGTATGACGAAAATTATGACGCTGCTTTTGATCATGGAGGAATTAGAGACCGGTGGTATTAAACTCAACGAAAAAGTAAGAGTCAGTGAACATGCCGCCTCCATGGGGGGATCGCAGATCTTCCTTGAAGAAGGAGAAGAAATGACGGTGGAGGAAATGCTGAAAGGAATCGCTGTAGCCTCTGGAAACGATGCCAGTGTAGCGATGGCAGAAAGAATTGCCGGCAGTGAAAAGGCGTTTGTTGACCGGATGAATGAGAAAGCCAAGGATCTTGGATTAAAGAATACCCAGTTTAAGAATCCAACCGGTCTACCGGCAGAGGGTCATTACAGCACGGCACATGATATGGCTGTCATGGCAAGAGAACTGCTGCTTCATGAAGAAGTGACGAACTATACGAAAATATATGAAGATTACTTAAGAAAAGGTACAGATCAGGAATTTTGGCTTGTTAATACCAATAAATTGATCAAGTCCTATCCAGGCATGGATGGTTTGAAAACGGGTTATACATCAGAGGCCAAGTACTGCTTGACTGCATCTGCTACCAGGGACGGGATGCATATGATTGCGGTGGTCATGGGTGCTGAAAATCCAAAGAAAAGAAACGCGGATATTACAAGCCTTTTAGATTATGGTTTTGGACAGTATGAAGCTGTCAAACTCCATTCCAAGGATAAAGCAATGGACGTGGTGACGGAAACAAGAGGGAAACCGCGTCAAATTAAGCTGTATCCTGAGAAAGACGTGGTTGTATTAAAGAAAAAGAATGAAAAGAAAGCCGATTACCAGACAGAATTGAAGAAGGGCGGACAGGTCGACATTCCTATGGATAAAGGGACGCACATGGGGTGGGTAGCCGTTAAGAAAGACGGGAAGGAAGTGGCTAAAGTGCGTCTTGAAACGAAGGATCCAGTAAAGAGAGCGAGTATTCTTGAACTGTGGGAGCGTTCCTGGAGGAATTTGACGAGCTTTCAGAGGTTTTAG
- a CDS encoding purine-nucleoside phosphorylase, protein MVQTKIKEASSFIREQLTHQPTVGLILGSGLGVLADEIQNPVTIAYKEIPHFPESTVSGHKGQLVIGELEGRQVIAMQGRFHYYEGYSMQQVTFPVRVMKELGVETLFVTNAAGGINETFQPGNLMIITDHINNMGNSPLIGPNDEDLGPRFPDMSEAYDRDLIQHAHQSAERLNLKVQQGVYVGNTGPAYETGAEVRMLRTLGGDAVGMSTVPEVMVANHSGMRVLGISCISNMAAGILDQPLTHDEVIDTTAQVREDFLGFVKDLLRGLPA, encoded by the coding sequence ATGGTTCAAACGAAAATCAAGGAAGCATCATCATTTATACGGGAGCAGTTAACTCATCAACCGACCGTTGGACTTATTCTTGGATCGGGCTTGGGTGTTCTGGCTGACGAAATTCAAAACCCCGTCACAATCGCTTATAAGGAAATTCCACATTTTCCAGAATCGACGGTGTCCGGACATAAAGGACAACTCGTGATTGGAGAGCTTGAGGGCAGGCAGGTAATCGCTATGCAGGGCCGTTTCCATTATTACGAAGGCTACAGCATGCAGCAGGTGACCTTCCCTGTCAGAGTTATGAAGGAGCTTGGCGTTGAGACGCTGTTCGTCACGAATGCGGCTGGTGGAATTAACGAAACGTTCCAGCCTGGCAACTTGATGATTATTACGGACCATATCAATAATATGGGAAATAGTCCGCTGATCGGGCCGAACGATGAGGATCTTGGGCCCCGCTTCCCGGATATGTCGGAAGCTTATGACCGTGACTTGATCCAACACGCACACCAATCGGCAGAGCGCCTTAATCTTAAGGTTCAGCAGGGAGTTTACGTCGGAAATACCGGACCTGCCTATGAAACCGGTGCAGAAGTCCGCATGCTCCGTACACTTGGTGGAGATGCTGTCGGTATGTCAACGGTGCCGGAGGTAATGGTAGCGAACCATTCCGGGATGCGTGTACTAGGCATTTCCTGTATTTCTAATATGGCAGCGGGCATTCTTGACCAGCCCCTGACCCATGACGAAGTGATCGATACGACAGCACAGGTAAGGGAAGACTTCCTCGGTTTTGTTAAAGATCTTCTTCGTGGTCTTCCGGCTTAA
- the spoVAC gene encoding stage V sporulation protein AC, with the protein MEKQTMNEKNFEKVSKTYQPKPPIVMNCLKAFIVGGLICVFGELISQMYVHWFDFKEENAMNPTAATLILLAALATGFGVYDKLGQFAGAGSAVPITGFANSITSAALEHKSEGLVLGVATNLFKLAGSVIVFGVVSAYVLGIIRYLWSIIF; encoded by the coding sequence ATGGAAAAGCAAACGATGAACGAGAAGAACTTTGAAAAGGTAAGTAAAACGTATCAGCCCAAACCGCCCATCGTCATGAATTGCCTCAAAGCTTTCATCGTAGGAGGGCTCATTTGTGTCTTTGGTGAGCTGATCAGCCAGATGTATGTGCATTGGTTTGACTTTAAAGAAGAGAATGCAATGAATCCCACCGCGGCGACGCTTATTCTACTCGCTGCGCTGGCGACGGGTTTTGGTGTCTATGATAAACTCGGACAATTCGCAGGAGCGGGTTCTGCCGTGCCGATTACGGGTTTCGCCAACTCCATCACTTCCGCAGCCTTGGAACATAAATCGGAAGGACTGGTGCTCGGCGTTGCTACGAACTTATTTAAGCTTGCGGGTTCCGTCATCGTCTTCGGTGTCGTTTCTGCTTACGTGCTGGGAATCATTCGTTATTTGTGGTCGATTATATTTTAG
- the sigF gene encoding RNA polymerase sporulation sigma factor SigF yields the protein MSDTTKERLSDKDVKDLIKKSQSGDHKARDFLVEKNTRLVWSVVQRYLRRGYDQDDLYQIGCIGLLKSIDKFDLSYDVRFSTYAVPMIIGEIQRFIRDDGSVKVSRSLKELNHKVRAKKEELLKENGRSPTVNELADALGLTTEEIVQAEEVGRSPQSIYETVYENEGDPITLVDQIAEEDNNWFDHLTLQDVMSRLDKRERLIIYLRYYKDQTQTEVAERLGISQVQVSRLEKKILADMKETMTDTS from the coding sequence ATGAGCGATACGACAAAGGAACGTCTGTCCGACAAAGATGTCAAAGACTTGATAAAGAAGAGTCAGTCCGGGGATCATAAGGCGAGAGATTTCCTTGTCGAGAAGAACACGAGGCTCGTTTGGTCTGTCGTGCAGCGCTATTTGCGCAGGGGATATGACCAGGATGATTTATATCAAATCGGATGCATCGGACTTTTGAAATCGATCGACAAATTTGATTTGAGCTATGATGTCCGTTTCTCCACATATGCCGTACCCATGATAATCGGGGAAATCCAGCGTTTCATCAGGGATGACGGGAGTGTGAAAGTAAGTCGGAGTCTGAAAGAGCTTAATCATAAGGTGCGTGCGAAGAAAGAAGAGCTGCTCAAAGAGAACGGACGCTCTCCTACGGTTAATGAACTCGCCGATGCCCTTGGACTTACAACAGAAGAAATTGTTCAGGCAGAAGAAGTAGGGCGCTCGCCGCAGTCGATCTATGAGACGGTTTATGAGAATGAAGGAGATCCAATCACGCTTGTCGATCAAATTGCAGAAGAGGATAACAATTGGTTTGACCACCTTACCCTGCAGGATGTCATGAGCAGACTGGATAAACGTGAGCGGTTGATCATCTATCTCCGCTACTATAAAGACCAGACGCAGACGGAAGTAGCAGAACGTCTTGGAATTTCTCAGGTTCAGGTCTCGAGATTGGAAAAAAAGATCCTCGCAGACATGAAAGAAACGATGACCGATACAAGTTGA
- the deoB gene encoding phosphopentomutase — MDAFKRVFVIVMDSVGIGEAPDAEKFNDKGADTLGHIAEHMGGLKMPVMGSLGLSNIREIKGIDPVDHPKAHYTTMVEASNGKDTMTGHWEIMGLYIDQPFRTFPNGFPDELLDQIKEKTGRGIVGNKPASGTEILDELGEHHMNTGDLIIYTSADSVLQIAAHEEVIPPEELYEICEFCRELTKDEKYMVGRVIARPFVGKPGAFERTSNRHDYALKPFGRTVMNEMADNGLDVIAIGKISDIYDGEGVTEAIRTKDNMDGMDQLVNSMDKEFQGMSFLNLVDFDAKYGHRRDPKGYGEALEAYDARLPEVLDKMREDDLLIITADHGNDPVHHGTDHTRELVPLLVCHKGIQEGTEIAQRRTFADIGATISDNFSITLPEYGTSFLKEIK; from the coding sequence ATGGATGCATTCAAGCGAGTATTTGTAATCGTAATGGATTCTGTCGGAATCGGGGAAGCTCCCGATGCCGAGAAATTTAATGATAAAGGAGCCGACACCCTCGGTCATATTGCCGAACATATGGGGGGGCTGAAAATGCCTGTGATGGGCAGTCTCGGGCTCAGTAACATCAGAGAAATCAAAGGTATTGATCCAGTAGATCATCCAAAAGCCCACTATACGACGATGGTGGAAGCTTCTAACGGAAAAGATACGATGACCGGACACTGGGAAATCATGGGTCTGTATATCGATCAGCCGTTCCGAACATTTCCAAATGGGTTCCCGGACGAATTACTGGATCAAATCAAAGAGAAAACCGGACGTGGGATTGTCGGAAATAAACCTGCATCCGGAACGGAAATTCTCGATGAGCTCGGCGAGCATCATATGAATACAGGCGATTTGATCATCTATACGTCTGCAGACTCGGTCCTGCAGATAGCAGCTCATGAAGAAGTCATCCCACCGGAAGAGCTTTATGAAATCTGTGAGTTCTGCAGAGAACTGACTAAAGATGAAAAATACATGGTGGGTCGTGTCATTGCTCGTCCATTTGTCGGTAAACCAGGTGCATTCGAAAGAACGTCTAATCGTCATGACTATGCATTGAAGCCGTTCGGCCGTACGGTAATGAATGAAATGGCAGACAACGGCCTTGATGTCATCGCGATTGGAAAGATATCAGATATATATGACGGGGAAGGGGTAACGGAAGCGATCCGCACGAAAGATAACATGGACGGGATGGATCAACTGGTAAACTCCATGGATAAGGAGTTCCAAGGCATGAGCTTTTTAAATCTGGTGGACTTTGATGCGAAATATGGTCACCGTCGTGATCCCAAAGGATACGGAGAAGCTCTGGAAGCCTATGACGCCCGTCTTCCGGAAGTGTTGGATAAAATGCGTGAGGATGACCTGTTGATCATTACGGCAGATCATGGAAACGACCCTGTTCATCACGGGACGGATCATACGAGAGAGCTCGTGCCGCTTCTTGTTTGTCATAAGGGAATTCAAGAAGGAACGGAGATCGCGCAGCGTCGTACGTTTGCTGATATAGGGGCAACGATATCTGATAATTTTTCCATTACCTTACCGGAATACGGAACTAGCTTTTTGAAAGAAATTAAATAA
- a CDS encoding stage V sporulation protein AB: MWIIEILIGLAAGIAVGTGFVAFLTVLGIVPRLMQLSRSQSKLRVYETAIILGVFCGIYLSFGDVPVHMSLVGIIIWGLFHGIFIGMLAAALTEVLNVFPLLFKRIGVDGFLFTLLMALVLGKIAGSLFQWIIFVK, encoded by the coding sequence ATGTGGATCATTGAAATATTGATCGGTCTAGCTGCGGGCATCGCGGTCGGGACAGGGTTCGTCGCTTTTCTGACGGTGCTTGGAATCGTTCCCCGGCTGATGCAGTTGAGCCGGTCGCAATCCAAACTCCGTGTTTACGAGACCGCTATTATCCTGGGTGTTTTCTGCGGCATCTATTTATCCTTTGGAGACGTGCCTGTCCATATGTCTCTGGTCGGAATCATAATTTGGGGTCTCTTCCATGGCATATTCATCGGGATGCTCGCTGCTGCATTGACAGAAGTGTTGAACGTATTTCCCTTGTTGTTCAAGCGCATAGGAGTAGATGGCTTTTTGTTTACGTTATTAATGGCGTTAGTGCTGGGGAAAATAGCAGGTTCCTTGTTTCAATGGATTATATTCGTTAAATGA
- the spoIIAA gene encoding anti-sigma F factor antagonist, protein MSLRVQFAVNENVLLVRLDGELDHHEATQLREKWQTHLKNPGVEHVIVNLEKLSFMDSSGLGVMLGRYKEVQARGNEMMLCSIRPEVKRLFDMSGMFKIMKHVEDEATALEVLGVASCEMK, encoded by the coding sequence TTGAGTCTTCGTGTACAATTTGCTGTGAATGAAAACGTATTGCTTGTTCGTCTGGATGGAGAGTTGGATCATCATGAGGCTACCCAGCTTCGAGAGAAGTGGCAGACACATTTAAAGAATCCCGGAGTCGAACATGTAATCGTCAATTTAGAGAAGTTGTCCTTTATGGACAGCTCCGGACTTGGAGTAATGCTTGGCCGTTACAAAGAGGTTCAGGCGAGAGGGAATGAAATGATGCTTTGTTCCATACGTCCTGAGGTGAAACGACTGTTCGATATGTCGGGAATGTTTAAAATCATGAAGCATGTTGAGGACGAAGCGACTGCGCTTGAGGTACTGGGGGTGGCATCATGCGAAATGAAATGA
- a CDS encoding pyrimidine-nucleoside phosphorylase — MRMYDVIVKKRDGGELTKEEIEFFVDGYTKGEIPDYQASALTMAIYFQGMTPEETATLTQAMVNSGETIDLSAIDGKKVDKHSTGGVGDKVTFIVGPLVASVGIPVAKMSGRGLGHTGGTLDKLESIEGLEIEMTKERFIENVNKHKLAVAGQTGNLAPADKKLYALRDVTGTVNSLPLIAGSIMSKKIASGADSIVLDVKTGSGAFMKTLEDSEALAREMVDIGNNLGRQTVAVISDMNQPLGFEVGNANEIKEAAEILQGKRVEDLRELSLEIASHMAVLAEVFASYEDAYAALEQNIENGKAFQSLRTLVESQGGDVSMIDNLDLLPKAKYEVAVEAEEAGYIAAIDAESIGIAAMYLGAGRATKDDEINHGVGITLKKKIGDPVKAGEALVVLLSDVETPQDSIDKVKEAYTIAQEKVSKPKLIHNIIK; from the coding sequence ATGCGTATGTATGATGTGATCGTTAAGAAACGCGATGGTGGAGAATTGACGAAAGAAGAAATTGAATTTTTCGTTGATGGTTATACAAAAGGCGAGATACCGGATTATCAAGCTTCTGCACTAACGATGGCTATTTATTTCCAGGGGATGACGCCGGAGGAAACAGCAACATTGACACAGGCTATGGTAAATTCAGGAGAAACGATCGATCTTTCCGCCATAGATGGCAAGAAAGTGGACAAGCATTCCACCGGTGGTGTAGGGGACAAGGTTACATTCATTGTTGGACCGCTCGTAGCTTCCGTAGGGATACCGGTTGCGAAAATGTCGGGACGCGGACTGGGTCATACCGGTGGTACGCTGGATAAACTCGAATCTATAGAGGGTCTCGAAATCGAGATGACAAAAGAACGCTTTATTGAAAACGTAAACAAACATAAATTAGCAGTAGCGGGGCAAACTGGAAACCTTGCTCCTGCCGATAAAAAGCTTTATGCTCTTCGTGATGTGACAGGTACCGTGAACTCCCTTCCCCTTATTGCAGGGTCTATTATGAGTAAGAAAATCGCATCCGGTGCGGATAGTATTGTGCTCGATGTGAAAACCGGTTCCGGAGCATTCATGAAAACATTGGAAGATTCTGAGGCGCTCGCGCGTGAGATGGTGGATATCGGCAATAATCTTGGCAGACAAACAGTCGCAGTAATTAGCGATATGAACCAACCGCTTGGATTTGAAGTGGGTAATGCCAATGAAATTAAAGAAGCTGCAGAAATCCTCCAAGGTAAAAGAGTAGAAGATTTACGGGAGCTTTCCTTGGAAATCGCTTCCCATATGGCGGTTCTTGCAGAAGTATTTGCCTCCTATGAGGATGCCTATGCTGCCTTAGAGCAAAATATTGAGAACGGGAAGGCATTCCAATCCCTTCGTACCCTTGTAGAATCACAGGGGGGAGACGTTTCTATGATTGATAATCTTGATCTGCTCCCCAAAGCAAAATACGAAGTCGCGGTCGAGGCGGAGGAAGCGGGATATATCGCTGCCATTGATGCAGAGTCAATCGGTATTGCTGCCATGTACCTTGGTGCGGGGCGTGCGACCAAAGATGACGAGATTAATCATGGAGTAGGAATTACATTGAAGAAAAAAATTGGTGATCCAGTAAAAGCTGGAGAGGCCCTGGTTGTTCTGTTGAGTGATGTTGAAACTCCTCAAGACTCCATTGATAAAGTGAAGGAAGCGTACACAATCGCACAAGAAAAAGTTTCTAAACCAAAGCTGATTCATAACATCATCAAGTAA
- the spoVAE gene encoding stage V sporulation protein AE, which translates to MTFLWAFLVGGGICVIGQILFDVFKLTPAHVMSSFVVAGAVLDAFDLYDNLIEFAGAGATVPITSFGHSLLHGAMEQTEDHGLIGIAIGIFELTSAGIASAILFGFIVAVFFKPKG; encoded by the coding sequence ATGACTTTTTTGTGGGCTTTCCTGGTGGGCGGAGGCATTTGTGTCATTGGACAAATTCTGTTTGATGTATTTAAACTGACGCCCGCACACGTTATGTCCTCTTTTGTTGTAGCAGGGGCGGTCCTCGATGCCTTCGATCTTTATGATAACTTAATTGAATTTGCCGGCGCAGGGGCGACCGTACCGATTACGAGCTTCGGGCACTCCCTCCTGCACGGGGCAATGGAGCAGACGGAGGATCACGGACTGATCGGAATTGCCATAGGAATCTTTGAATTGACATCTGCCGGGATCGCTTCTGCCATCCTGTTCGGATTCATTGTCGCTGTGTTTTTTAAGCCGAAAGGATAA